The Clostridiales bacterium FE2011 sequence TGCTAAGTTGTTGCTCAGTTTCTTGCTGTATACAGCATCTTGTGATCAATGTTTTTTGTCCGCCGGATCGGATTTCCTGTTTTTTCCATCCCCGGATTTGTACATTTTTTGCCGGTCGCGGTACAAATCCCTGTACGCGTCACTTTGCCGCCTTTTCCACCAGTTTCAGGATCTCCTCTTGCATGAATTCGGAGTAAACCGCGGCACTGTGGCTGATTTCATCCACAAAATCATCCCACAGAACATCCAGCTCGGCCGGATCGCACATAATGATCTCCGGCAGCCGCTCGTCTTCGATCTGTTCAAAGTCCATGTAGTCCATATCAATCGGGTCCTTGTCAATCTGCCAGGCCTCCCCGTAGGGTGCAGTCTCGATCGGCGGATTGAAGAACTCAATCGGCAGTGTCTTTCCGCAGGCCGCAAGGAATGCCTTGTCATAGTCTGTCATCTGGTCATAGTAGTTTTCAGGCTGCTCCATGGGAGCCCAGGCATTACCGTCATCCATGGTGCCCTGCTTCTTCGGGCACCCCTCCCAGATGGCCTGCGCCTTGTTGGCCAGCTTCCACCCCGGATCAGCAGCCTGCGCCAGGAACTGTTCCAGTGTCATCCTCATCCGGCCGTTTTCGTCAATGTAATAGTCTTCTCCTTTAATGCCCCACTGGAACAGAAGCTGCCATTCATCCGACAGGAAGGTGTCCATCATGGCCACCAGGCGTTCCGGATAGGGACAGGTAACCGAGATGCCGAAGCCCCGGTCCTTGTTCATCACGGCCCCGTTCACATAATGTTCCTCAATCTCCCGGCCGTCCACGTATTCCGGATCGTAAACCAGCGGCAGCGCCAGATAAGTCTGTTCGATCTTCACAGACATATACAGGGCGTCATTCACGGGAGCCACGTTCCAGTTCTGGTCAAACATGCCCAGCACAGAACCACCTGACAGCTTTTCGATATACTGGTCATGGTTCCAGCGGAAGGTTTCCTCCGGGATCAGGCCTTTGTTGAACATCTCGTTCAGTTTGGCATAATAATGCTTTGCGTAAGGCTGGTTGATAAAGGTTTCGGTCTTATATTCGGGCGTAGTGACGTCCACAATCACGTCTCCGTCGTTCGGACGGCCCATCAGGTGCTGAACCGGATTGACCAGGCAGTAGCGGTGCCAGTCATCACAGAGAATCGCGAAACCCGTATAGGGAACTCCCTCCGGTGTTTCCGGATTGGCCGCGATAAAGCGCTCAATCAGGTCAAAATACTCATTCAATGTAGTCGGAACTTTGTAATTGTTCCAGGCTATAACCTGCTTCTGCAGGAAGAAAGCCGGACCGTTGGCATAGGTCAGTGACCTTTGATTATAGTTAATCCCGTAATTCGGAATAATGTACAGCTTTCCGTCATCCGTAACCAGCTGGTTGATCCGGTTGTCCGTATAGAGATGCTTGTACAGGTTCGGTGTTTTCTCCTCGCTGATATAGGGCAGCAGGTCAATCAGTATGCCCGCGTCCTCCAGGATTTCATCGCTGTTCGCGCCGTCAATCAGATCCGGATATGTATCCTCTGACAGAATCTGCAGCAGGGTCTCATCCAGATCTCCGGTCAGGAACCGGATGTCAAACCGGATGCCCAGTTCTTCCTCGATCTTCCTGTAAATCCGGTTGTCCGCGGTGGGCTGTTCACCCGCTTCTCCCCGGAACACCGTGACGGTGATCAGCTCAGGCGTCCCGTCCTCAGCCACAGCAGCAGTCCCGAAAATCAATGCCAATGCAAGCAGCACAGCCAGCATCTTTTTCATGGCGCATCCCTCCGTAAACAATTATGTTTGCCGATTATGTCCTTTTCCAGGGAACAACAACAGATTCCGCTGTCGTTATTCTCGTCGGCCGGTTTTTCAGGAATCATTCAGTTCTTCAGAAAACAGTGCTCTTTTCATTCCCTATTATACCGGGATTGTGTCCTGAATGCAACAATGCCTCCCCCGCAGCGCAGGGGAGGCATTGATCATTTTATGCTTTTTGTGTCCGGAAACTTACAGCAGTTTCTTCCGGATATCCGCAGGATCCATGAGAGACAGATCCGCCGGAGCGACGTCAAACAGCGTCTTGCAGCCGAAAATCTGACGGCTGTTCATCCGGACAACCGCCCGGGCACAGGCCACCAGTACGGAAGCGGTGAACTCCGGATTGGAGTCCAGCTTCAGGGAGAACTCCATCACATGCTTGTGATTGCCGTCTTTGCCGGTTTCACCGCAGCGGATAACCTGTCCGCCGTGGGGCAGTTCGCTGTGATCCCGCTTCATCTCTTCAGCAGTGATGAATGTCACCGTCGTATCATAATCAGCGAAGTAGTTGGGCATCTCCTTGATCTGCTTTTCAATCAGGGTCTTGTCCGCGCCTTCCTCCGCCACCACGTAGCACTCACGGGTATGCTTCTGGCGGGTGGTCAGTTCCGGATTCTCTCCGGCGCGTACCTTTGCCAGGGCGTCTTCCACCGGCACGGTGTACTGGCGGGCGTCCTTCACACCGGGGATCCGGCGGATAGCGTCACTGTGGCCCTGGCTCACGCCGCGGCCCCAGAAGGTGTAGTCCTTGCCGTCCGGCAGGACGATGTTCATGTACAGGCGGGCCAGGGAGAACAGGCCGGGATCCCAGCCTGCGCTGATGATCGCGGTATGTGCGCCCAGCAGGGCTGCTTTATCCACATTGGCAAAATGCTCCGGCACCCGTGCGTGGGTATCAAAGGAATCCACCACGTTGAAGCTCTTCGCCAGCATGGGGGTCATTTCCGGCAGGTCGGAAGCGCTGCCGCCGCAGATGATAATCACGTCAATCTGTCCGACATAGTTTTCCACATCCTGCGCGGCATACACCGGCGCGCCGGTCAAAGTTGTCACCGTCTTCGGATCCCGGCGGGTGAATACACCGAACAGTTCCGCGTCCGGATTCTGCCGGATCGCCAGTTCCACACCCCGTCCAAGATTACCATACCCGTAAATTGCAATCTTCATTGTTTTTCTCCCTTATCTGTCTGTATAACAAAAATATTTTTAAGTTTTAAGTATTCATTTTTCAGTATTCATTACATATTAAATGCTTAAGCATTTAACATGTCCTTCATATCGTACATTCCCGGCTTCTTCCCCACCATGAATGCCGCTGCCTTCAGGCTGCCTTCGGCGAATACGCCCCGGCTGAAAGCCTCATGTTTCAGGCTGATCCGCTCATTCTGGGTGCTGATCATCACCTCATGGATGCCTACAATATTACCCATCCGGATCGCGTGGATGCCCACTTCGTCCTGTGTCCGCTTCCCCTGTCCGGAACGGCCGCAGTTGGCAGTGGCTTCCGGCCGGACTTCCTTGATGGCATTGAACAGAGACAGGGCTGTGCCGCTCGGCGCGTCCAGTTTCCGGTCATGATGCTGTTCCACGATTTCGATCTCGGCATCCGGATAAAGGGCGGTCGCTCGCTTCACCAGATCCGTCAGCGTGGCAATTCCCAGGGAATAGTTTGCTGCCAGGAAAATCGGGATCTGTCTGGAAGCCTCTGTAATGAGGGCTTTCTCTTCTTCGGTCTGGCCTGTGGTTGCAAGCACCACCGGCAGCTTTTTCGCGATGGCATACTCCAGCAGTGCTCCGGTTCCGGAATGATGGCTGAAGTCGATAATCACGTCTGCTTCCGTTTTGCAGTCAGCAATGGATTTCACACAGATGTCATCCACCGGTGCCATAGGATCCACACCCGCAACAATCCGGGCATCTTCCATCCGTTCCGCGCAGGCCCGGACTTCCCTGCCCATATGTCCGCCGTATCCACTCAGAATGATTCTCATTCCGTTACCTCCAGGTTCAGTTCACGCATCAGCTGCAACAGCTTCTGCCGGTTGCCCTCCTCCATCGGCACCAGGGGCAGACGGAGCAGATTCTTACCGAAGCCCATGGCCGCGCAAGCCGCCTTGGCAGGAATCGGATTGGTTTCAATCATCAGCTGGTTCATCAGGGACAGCAGCTTCAGCTGCAGCGCGGCAGCGCCCTTCACGTCCCCGCTGAAGAAGCGGGAGCAGATTTCCGCCGTTTCCTTCGGCATCATATTGGCTACTACGGAAATGACGCCCGTACCGCCCAGGCTCAGGGTGGGCACGATCTGGTCATCGCAGCCGGAGATGATATCCAGTTCATCCCCGCACAGCAGCCGTTCCTTCGCAACCTGGCTCAGGTTACCGCAGGCTTCCTTCACCGCGGCAATTTTCTCATGCTTTGCCAGCGCCGCCAGGGTCTCCGGCAGCATGTTCAGCCCGGTCCGGGACGGAACGTTATACAGGATGCAGGGCACGTCGCTGGCATCCGCGATGGCGGAAAAGCTGGCGATCAGTCCCCGCTGGGTGGTCTTGTTGTAATAGGGCGTCACAAGCAGCACAGCATCCGCGCCGGCTTTGCAGGCGGTCTGTGTCCGCTCAATGGCATGGGCGGTATTGTTGGAGCCCGTTCCGGCGATCACCGGTACTTTGCCCGCAACACGTTTAACGCAGAAGACGACCGCGTCTTCATGCTCCCGGTCCGTGAGAGTGCTTCCCTCGCCTGTCGTACCGGCGACTACAAGTGCGTTGATCCCCCCGGCGAGCTGAAAGTCTATCAGCCGGCCAAAGGCATCCCAATCAATCCCTTCTTCAGTAAAGGGAGTGATAATCGCGGTAGCCGCGCCCGTAAAGATCGTGTGCTTCATACCGGAACACCTCCAGAATTGAACGATTGAATGCAGTTTACCTCAGGAAAAAACCTTCGTCAATCCCTGCTGTCAATCAGAGATCACAAGGTCCATGGAAATATCCGTAGCTTCTGCCGGGAGGTCACTCCGCAGCAGTTTCCGGAAGCAGAGACAGACGGTTTTCCCGGTATGCTCTGCCAGGAAGCGGTCATAATATCCGGCGCCGTGTCCCAGGCGGATCCCGTTCGCCGCAGCTGCCATGCAGGGCACCAGGATCAGGTCAGGCTCCGGTTTTTCCGCGATTCGCTCCACCGGTTCCGGAATACCCAGCGTACCCGGCCTGAGCTCTGACGGATCCTTCACCGGAAATGCTTCCATCCGGCCGGCTTCATAGCACCGGGGCAGCAGCAGCGTTTTGCCTTCCTTCAGCGCGGTTTCCATCAGAATCCGCGTATCCGGTTCTCCCGGAAGGCTGCTGTACATCATGACGGTTTGGGCCTGTTTCCAGAAAGGAAGTGCCAGCACCTGCCGGGCGATTTCCCGGCTGGCTTCCTGCCGGTACTCCGGGCTCAGGTTTGCGGCAGTCTGCCGTACTTCCTGCCGGATCCGCTGCTTCTCCGCTCTCGCTCCGCCGTACACAGTATACCTCCGTACTACCGTCTGGTATTGTATCATACACTTTCCGTTTATGCTGTTTTCCGGTTGTTTTTCATGAGTTCACTGTGGTAAAATAAGGAAAACGATTTTATAAATCCAGCTGGTTCTCTTGTTGTGTCATTCTTTCAGGAAGATGAATGATCAGAAAAGGAGAAACACATGAGTATTGTTGTCATTGGATGCGTCTTTGTGGATATCAAGGGATATCCCTCCCGCACCTATATTCCCTGCGGCCGGAATGCCGGAAAGGTCCGGTATGTCCACGGCGGTGTCAGCCGGAATATCGCGGAGGACCTGGGAAACCTGGGTCTTGACCCGGTGCTTCTGTCCCTGGTGGATCCCAACGGTACCGGCGAGGATGTGCTGACGCGCCTCGCGGAGCACGGAGTGGACACCCGTTTCATCCGGAAAGTTCCCGATGGCATGGGCACCTGGCTGGCCGTGTTTGACAACAACAACGACGTGTGTGCCTCCATCTCTCACCGACCGGATCTCTCACCCCTGCTTCCCCTGCTTCAGGAGGAAGGCAATCCCCTCTTTGCGGAAACCGACAGCATCCTGCTGGAGCTGGACCTGGACGAGGTGCTGCTGGAAGAAGTCTTCCGGCTGAAGCATAAATATGACAAGAAGATTTACGCCGCCGTTTCCAACATCAATATTGCCCTGGACCGGCGCGCTTTCCTGCAGCAGACAGACTGCTTTGTCTGCAACCGGCAGGAAGCAGGCGTCCTCTTCTCCGCAGAATTCAACGGGGAGAATCCGGACGCGCTGGCCCGCCAGCTTTCGGAACGGGTGATTGACGCGGAAATCCCCGCCATGGTCGTCACCCTCGGCGGCGACGGTGCCATCTGGGCGGACCGGAACGGGGAATACGGCACCTGCGCGGCACAGCAGGTTCCGGTGGCGGATACCACCGGTGCCGGCGACGCCTTCTTTGCCGGTGTTGCCGCCGGCCTGACCTACGGAAAGACGCTGGCCGAAGCCTGCTGTATCGGCGTCCGGCTCGCTTCCTCCGTCATCTGTTCCCTGGAAAACACCTGCCCGCGTTTCCTGCCATCAGAATTTGGCCTGAAGACCAATTCATAATTCATAATGTTCAGGATCCAATCCCGGAAAAGGGCATTAATTCTGAATTCTTAATTCTGAATTCTGAATTGCGTCATCTTATTTCCAGAATTCTTCCAGTGCCTTAAGCAGGTACTCCAGGTCCTTTGTGCCCGCTGTTTCATACAGGGAGTGCATGGCCAGCTGCGGCAGACCGATATCCACCGTATCCATGGAAACATGGGTATTGGAGATATTGCCCAGCGTGGAGCCGCCCAGCAGGTCTGAACGGTTTACAAAATGCTGTACCGGCACGCCGGCACGCTCACAGATCAGGGCAAACCGTGCGGAGGAAACCGCGTCAGTTGTATACTTCTGGTTGGCGTTGTGCTTGATCACAACGCCTTCATTCATATAGGACCGGTTCTGCCGGTCAAACTTTTCCGGATGATTGGGATGTACCGCGTGCGCGTTATCCGCGGAGACCATGAAGCTGCCGGCAATCGCCGCGCGGATCTCCCCGTCTGAGGCGCCCAGCGCAAAGCCCATCCGGGTCAGGGTGTCATACAGGAAGGAGGAATCCGCACCCTGCCGGGTGGAGGAACCCACTTCCTCATTATCAAACACGGCGCATACGTTTACTGCGTCCCTGGCGCTGCTTTCCGCCAGGGCGGCCATACCTGCCCAGGCGCATTCCAGGTCGTCGATTCTCGCGCAGGAGAAGAACGCGTCCCCGGCGCCCCATACCGTTGCCCGCTCCCGGCTGTACAGGAACAGGTCGTGGCTGAGGATATCCTCCCGGCGGACACCAGCCGCCTCCGCGACTTCCTCCATCAGGCCGCCTTTGGCGTCCTGGTTTCCGTACAGGGGCAGCAGATCTGTCTGGGGATCGTACTTGAAGCCGTCATTGATCTCCCGGTTAAAGTGGATCGGCTGGTTCGGAATCAGCACCGCGTCCCGGTCCAGGTTGACCAGCCGGATGCCTACGCCGTCCCCTTCCCGGACAGCCAGCCGGCCGGCGACAGACAGCGGTCTGTCCAGCCAGGAGGACATGATCATCCCGCCGTACCGTTCCACATTCAGCCGCACATAGTGATCTCCGGCGTCCTCAAAGTTTTCTTTCAGCTTGAAGGCAGGCGAATCCCCATGGGCCGCCACAATCCGGAAGGGAGAAAAACCGGTTTCCGGAACCTCGAAGGCGATCACGGCGGAATCATTTCGTACCACAAAGTACTTTCCGCCAGCGTCCACCAGCCAGGGATCGGTCTCCTTCAGTTCGGTAAAGCCTGTGTTCTTCAGCATTTCCCGGAAACCTGCCGCTGCGTGGAAGGCTGTGGGAGACTGCTCCGCGAAGTTCAGAAATTGCTCCAGACGGTCCATTTCATTATCCTCCTGTATTTCCGTTGATTGAACGAACGGCGGACGGGTATCCCGTCCGCCGTAAAATATCATTTGTTCCAGGTCAGTTCCGACGTCAGCACAGTCGTCTTTTCAGCGTCCACGGTCAGCAGGCCGCTCTCAATGACGCCTTCCTTCCGTTCTTCCGTATCAGTGATCACAACACAGTTGCTCCTGACCACAGCCGTCACGAAAGGCACGTGGCCTGCCATAATGGCCAGGTCGCCCTCGGTACCGCGCAGGATCAGCATTTCGGCTTCCCCGCGGAACAGGTCTCCGTCCGGGGAGGAAATGATCAATGGGAAGGTTTTCACGCTTTGCCGCCTTTCTTCGCCTTTTCAACCGCTTCGTCGATGGTACCGACAAAGAGGAAGGCGCTCTCGGGCAGGTCGTCATGCTTGCCTTCGATAATTTCGCGGAAGCCTCTCAGGGTTTCGCTCAGCGGGACATACACACCGGGCAGGCCGGTGAACTTCTCACTGACGAAGAAGGGCTGGGACAGGAAGCGCTGGATCTTACGGGCCCGGGTAACCAGCAGCTTGTCTTCTTCTGCCAGTTCGTCCATACCCATGATCGCGATGATGTCCATCAACTCGTTGTAGCGCTGCAGGATCCGCTGCACTTCCCGGGCGATCCGGTAGTGTTCTTCGCCCAGCACATCCGGATTCAGGATACGACTGGTGGAATCCAGCGGATCCACGGCGGGATAGATACCCTGGCTGGCGATGGAACGGGAAAGAACCGTCGTCGCGTCCAGGTGAGCGAATGTCGTTGCGGGAGCTGGGTCGGTCAGGTCGTCCGCGGGAACGTAAACAGCCTGAACGGATGTGATGGATCCCTTGTGGGTGGAAGTGATACGCTCCTGGAGCATACCCATTTCCGTAGCCAGTGTCGGCTGGTAACCAACAGCGGAAGGCACACGGCCCAGCAGGGCGGAAACCTCAGAGCCGGCCTGGGTGAAACGGAAGATATTGTCGATGAACAGCAGAACGTCCTGGTTCTCCTGATCACGGAAATATTCCGCCATGGTCAGACCAGACAGGCCGACGCGCATACGCGCTCCCGGCGGTTCATTCATCTGGCCGTAGACCAGCGCGGTGTTCCCCAGAACGCCGCTCTCTTTCATTTCGTAGTACAGGTCGTTACCTTCACGGGTACGCTCGCCAACACCGGTGAACACGGACAGACCGCCGTGCTGCTTCGCAATGTTGTTGATCAGTTCCATGATCATAACGGTTTTGCCTACGCCGGCGCCGCCGAACATACCGATCTTACCGCCCTTAGCGTAGGGGCAGATCAGGTCGATAACCTTAATGCCTGTTTCCAGGATTTCGGTAGATGTGGACAGTTCCTCAAAAGAGGGGGCCGGACGATGGATATCCCAGCGTTCCTTTGCCTCAACCTCCGGACCATCATCCACCACGTCTCCGAGGACGTTGAAGATTCTGCCCAGTGTTTCGCGGCCGACCGGAACGGAAATGCCCTTTCCGGTATCAGTCACGGTCACACCGCGCTGCAGACCGTCTGTGGAGCCCATTGCGATGCAGCGGACCGTATTGTCTCCGATATGCTGCGCAACCTCAACCGTCAGCGTATGATCGCCGACCGGCAGGGTCAGGGCGTTATAGATGGCAGGCAGCGTTCCTTCCGAAAAATGAACGTCTACCACAGGTCCCATGACCTGCGCTACGACTCCCGTGTTCACCTTATCCAAAGTCGTTTTCTCCTTCCTGTTACTTCCTGAACAATCACGAAGGATCTGTTCTATACTTCCAGTTTACAATTAATTCTGAATTCTGAATTCTGAATTGATTACAGCCCGGAACCGGCAACAATTTCCGTAATCTCCTGTGTAATGGAGTTCTGGCGTGCCCGGTTATACTGCAGCTGCAGCTTGTCGATCATATCCTGGGCATTCTTGCCGGCGGAGTCCATGGCCATACGGCGGGCCGCCACTTCACACGCGTAGCTTTCCCGGATGCAGGCGGACAGCAGTCCGCTCACATAGGTGGGAACCGCCGCGTTCAGCACGGTCTGCTCATTCGGCTCAAATACCGGCGCCGCTTCCGCGTTCTCCGCATCCTTTTCCTTCTTCTCCAGCGGCAACACCCACAGCAGGGTCGCCTCCTGGCTCATCATGGAACGGTAGCGGGTGTACAGGATGCCCAGCCGGCCGAACTTGCCGTCCCTGAAGTCCTGGCACAGTTCATTGGCCAGTCTGGCCGACTCTGTCGCCGGGAACTTTTCGGAGGATACCACCGGCTTGCCCCAGCGTTCGCACGCGCGCTTGCCGATCGGGATCACCTCCGCATCCTCCACGGTGGATGCCAGGCGGAATACGTTGGCATTGTAGCCGCCTGCCAGGCCGCGGTCGCCGGCAATCACGATCAGCCGGGTTCCTTCACCCTTGGGCTGCATGTACGGTGTGCGTGCACATTCCGGCGAGGAACTCAGCACGGAAACAACGTCATCCATGGCGGAAGCGTACTCCCGGCTCTGGTTCATGGTCCGGGTCGCCCGGCGGATCTTGGATGCCGCAACCAGTCCCATGGCCTTGGTCAGGTGCAGCGTGGAGTCCACGCTGCGGATGCGGCTCCGCAATGATTTGATATCAGCGCCCATCCGTTACCCCCTGAAGCCAGACAGAGCCTGCTTCATCTCTTCGATTTCTTCGGTATCCCACTTGCCCATCTCAATCCGCTCAAGCAGATCGGGATAGCGGGACTGCAGATATTCAAACAGCTTCTCTTCGTACGCTGCCACGTCCTTCGGCTCCACGTCGTTGAGGTAGCCGTTGATAACAGCATACACGATCGCCACCTGGCAGCCGACGTCCACGGGGGAGGAACGCTTCTGCTTCAGCACTTCCACGATGCGCTCGCCCAGGGCCAGACGGGACTTGGTATCCGCGTCCAGATCACTGCCGAACTGGGCAAATGCCTGCAGTTCGCGGTACTGCGCATACAGCAGCTTCAGCTCACCGGCAACCTTCTTCATACCCTTGATCTGGGCGGAACCGCCGACGCGGCTGACCGAAATACCGGGGTTGATAGCCGGACGGATACCACTGTGGAACAGTTCGGTTTCCAGGAAGATCTGGCCGTCGGTGATGGAAATGACGTTGGTGGGGATGTAGGCGGAAACGTCGCCCGCCTGGGTCTCAATGATCGGCAGGGCCGTAATGGAGCCTCCGCCGTATTCCGGCGCCACGCAGACCGCTCGCTCCAGCAGACGGGAATGCAGATAGAAAACGTCGCCGGGATAGGCTTCACGTCCCGGAGGCCGGCGGATCAGCAGGCTCAGGGCGCGGTAGGCCACCGCGTGCTTGGAAAGATCATCGTAAACAATCAGGACGTCCTGTCCCTTTTCCCGGAAATACTCCGCCATGGCGCAGCCGGCATAGGGAGCGATGTACTGCAGCGGAGCACTTTCCGCCGCGGACGCGCTGACGATAATCGTATAAGGCAGGGCACCGGCCTTTTCCAGCTCCTGGGCAATCTGCACGACGCTGGTACGTTTCTGGCCGATGGCAACGTAGATACAGAGCACGCCTGTATCCTTCTGGTTGATGATCGTGTCAACGGCAATGGTGGTTTTGCCCGTCTGACGGTCACCGATAATCAGCTCACGCTGGCCGCGGCCGATCGGGATCATACTGTCGATGGCCTTGATACCGGTCTGCAGCGGGACGCTGACGCTCTGGCGCTGAATGATACCCAGCGCGATCGCTTCCACGGGACGGATCTCGGTGGTTTCCACCGGGCCCTTGCCGTCGATGGGAGCGCCCAGGGCGTTCACCACACGACCCAGCAGGTTTTCACCAACCGGAACGGAAAGAGCCTCTCCCGTGCGGTACACGGAGCTGCCTTCCTGGATGTTGTCCTTGTCGGACAGGATAGCGACGGAAACCGTCTCTTCCTCCAGGTTCTGGGCCACGCCGAAGCTGCCGTCCTCAAAACGGAGCAGCTCGTTGGCCATGCAGGAACGGAGACCGTACACCGTGGCGATACCGTCGCCGACGGTAATAACAGTACCGTTCTCCTTCATTTCAATTTTGGATTCGTACTGTTTGATT is a genomic window containing:
- a CDS encoding 5-formyltetrahydrofolate cyclo-ligase, which produces MYGGARAEKQRIRQEVRQTAANLSPEYRQEASREIARQVLALPFWKQAQTVMMYSSLPGEPDTRILMETALKEGKTLLLPRCYEAGRMEAFPVKDPSELRPGTLGIPEPVERIAEKPEPDLILVPCMAAAANGIRLGHGAGYYDRFLAEHTGKTVCLCFRKLLRSDLPAEATDISMDLVISD
- the atpD gene encoding F0F1 ATP synthase subunit beta; the encoded protein is MDKVNTGVVAQVMGPVVDVHFSEGTLPAIYNALTLPVGDHTLTVEVAQHIGDNTVRCIAMGSTDGLQRGVTVTDTGKGISVPVGRETLGRIFNVLGDVVDDGPEVEAKERWDIHRPAPSFEELSTSTEILETGIKVIDLICPYAKGGKIGMFGGAGVGKTVMIMELINNIAKQHGGLSVFTGVGERTREGNDLYYEMKESGVLGNTALVYGQMNEPPGARMRVGLSGLTMAEYFRDQENQDVLLFIDNIFRFTQAGSEVSALLGRVPSAVGYQPTLATEMGMLQERITSTHKGSITSVQAVYVPADDLTDPAPATTFAHLDATTVLSRSIASQGIYPAVDPLDSTSRILNPDVLGEEHYRIAREVQRILQRYNELMDIIAIMGMDELAEEDKLLVTRARKIQRFLSQPFFVSEKFTGLPGVYVPLSETLRGFREIIEGKHDDLPESAFLFVGTIDEAVEKAKKGGKA
- a CDS encoding F0F1 ATP synthase subunit epsilon, with protein sequence MIISSPDGDLFRGEAEMLILRGTEGDLAIMAGHVPFVTAVVRSNCVVITDTEERKEGVIESGLLTVDAEKTTVLTSELTWNK
- a CDS encoding extracellular solute-binding protein, which codes for MKKMLAVLLALALIFGTAAVAEDGTPELITVTVFRGEAGEQPTADNRIYRKIEEELGIRFDIRFLTGDLDETLLQILSEDTYPDLIDGANSDEILEDAGILIDLLPYISEEKTPNLYKHLYTDNRINQLVTDDGKLYIIPNYGINYNQRSLTYANGPAFFLQKQVIAWNNYKVPTTLNEYFDLIERFIAANPETPEGVPYTGFAILCDDWHRYCLVNPVQHLMGRPNDGDVIVDVTTPEYKTETFINQPYAKHYYAKLNEMFNKGLIPEETFRWNHDQYIEKLSGGSVLGMFDQNWNVAPVNDALYMSVKIEQTYLALPLVYDPEYVDGREIEEHYVNGAVMNKDRGFGISVTCPYPERLVAMMDTFLSDEWQLLFQWGIKGEDYYIDENGRMRMTLEQFLAQAADPGWKLANKAQAIWEGCPKKQGTMDDGNAWAPMEQPENYYDQMTDYDKAFLAACGKTLPIEFFNPPIETAPYGEAWQIDKDPIDMDYMDFEQIEDERLPEIIMCDPAELDVLWDDFVDEISHSAAVYSEFMQEEILKLVEKAAK
- a CDS encoding 4-hydroxy-tetrahydrodipicolinate synthase, encoding MKHTIFTGAATAIITPFTEEGIDWDAFGRLIDFQLAGGINALVVAGTTGEGSTLTDREHEDAVVFCVKRVAGKVPVIAGTGSNNTAHAIERTQTACKAGADAVLLVTPYYNKTTQRGLIASFSAIADASDVPCILYNVPSRTGLNMLPETLAALAKHEKIAAVKEACGNLSQVAKERLLCGDELDIISGCDDQIVPTLSLGGTGVISVVANMMPKETAEICSRFFSGDVKGAAALQLKLLSLMNQLMIETNPIPAKAACAAMGFGKNLLRLPLVPMEEGNRQKLLQLMRELNLEVTE
- a CDS encoding carbohydrate kinase family protein, which encodes MSIVVIGCVFVDIKGYPSRTYIPCGRNAGKVRYVHGGVSRNIAEDLGNLGLDPVLLSLVDPNGTGEDVLTRLAEHGVDTRFIRKVPDGMGTWLAVFDNNNDVCASISHRPDLSPLLPLLQEEGNPLFAETDSILLELDLDEVLLEEVFRLKHKYDKKIYAAVSNINIALDRRAFLQQTDCFVCNRQEAGVLFSAEFNGENPDALARQLSERVIDAEIPAMVVTLGGDGAIWADRNGEYGTCAAQQVPVADTTGAGDAFFAGVAAGLTYGKTLAEACCIGVRLASSVICSLENTCPRFLPSEFGLKTNS
- the atpG gene encoding ATP synthase F1 subunit gamma, with amino-acid sequence MGADIKSLRSRIRSVDSTLHLTKAMGLVAASKIRRATRTMNQSREYASAMDDVVSVLSSSPECARTPYMQPKGEGTRLIVIAGDRGLAGGYNANVFRLASTVEDAEVIPIGKRACERWGKPVVSSEKFPATESARLANELCQDFRDGKFGRLGILYTRYRSMMSQEATLLWVLPLEKKEKDAENAEAAPVFEPNEQTVLNAAVPTYVSGLLSACIRESYACEVAARRMAMDSAGKNAQDMIDKLQLQYNRARQNSITQEITEIVAGSGL
- a CDS encoding 4-hydroxy-tetrahydrodipicolinate reductase — its product is MRIILSGYGGHMGREVRACAERMEDARIVAGVDPMAPVDDICVKSIADCKTEADVIIDFSHHSGTGALLEYAIAKKLPVVLATTGQTEEEKALITEASRQIPIFLAANYSLGIATLTDLVKRATALYPDAEIEIVEQHHDRKLDAPSGTALSLFNAIKEVRPEATANCGRSGQGKRTQDEVGIHAIRMGNIVGIHEVMISTQNERISLKHEAFSRGVFAEGSLKAAAFMVGKKPGMYDMKDMLNA
- a CDS encoding M18 family aminopeptidase; translated protein: MDRLEQFLNFAEQSPTAFHAAAGFREMLKNTGFTELKETDPWLVDAGGKYFVVRNDSAVIAFEVPETGFSPFRIVAAHGDSPAFKLKENFEDAGDHYVRLNVERYGGMIMSSWLDRPLSVAGRLAVREGDGVGIRLVNLDRDAVLIPNQPIHFNREINDGFKYDPQTDLLPLYGNQDAKGGLMEEVAEAAGVRREDILSHDLFLYSRERATVWGAGDAFFSCARIDDLECAWAGMAALAESSARDAVNVCAVFDNEEVGSSTRQGADSSFLYDTLTRMGFALGASDGEIRAAIAGSFMVSADNAHAVHPNHPEKFDRQNRSYMNEGVVIKHNANQKYTTDAVSSARFALICERAGVPVQHFVNRSDLLGGSTLGNISNTHVSMDTVDIGLPQLAMHSLYETAGTKDLEYLLKALEEFWK
- a CDS encoding diaminopimelate dehydrogenase; the protein is MKIAIYGYGNLGRGVELAIRQNPDAELFGVFTRRDPKTVTTLTGAPVYAAQDVENYVGQIDVIIICGGSASDLPEMTPMLAKSFNVVDSFDTHARVPEHFANVDKAALLGAHTAIISAGWDPGLFSLARLYMNIVLPDGKDYTFWGRGVSQGHSDAIRRIPGVKDARQYTVPVEDALAKVRAGENPELTTRQKHTRECYVVAEEGADKTLIEKQIKEMPNYFADYDTTVTFITAEEMKRDHSELPHGGQVIRCGETGKDGNHKHVMEFSLKLDSNPEFTASVLVACARAVVRMNSRQIFGCKTLFDVAPADLSLMDPADIRKKLL